In Drosophila pseudoobscura strain MV-25-SWS-2005 chromosome 4, UCI_Dpse_MV25, whole genome shotgun sequence, the following proteins share a genomic window:
- the LOC4816268 gene encoding uncharacterized protein, producing MPKPPCTGVLKPVPIYQKLMVENLTIVRPPILKIYYWESFDISGWNKKLKSNRQEHEHTIEFPTRHIESPPQKILFWLRNLSSKPMTLTLKRIQNCCCKPVQTRVGFNQFRKLFHCRHRKMLHLQQEVLTIKPDEVVALSVTAYFQIYGEHLLTYEVHTDDNRKFMWHFHLHVSELNPEKCLLTKELLPVNIKNYYHITQPIWVQNFTNLHLNFSFSTRDRSLKLLNTNLTVPRQSVWPLLVDYRPMDYENEVEVLLGNESATAWYKIKGRGVLVDEEEETDMPLKDHECADFLYVIYPNRVVFEVCMKEDRTQLVNVHNFGQKCVEFRWQNYMISEFFSVSFTPPLFSLKGHHSKLVEVKVTAYDRLVNFRRIPIVLEVHRNLDQATLIAKRELDEIESIDDPKWKEDSYITHVYLHLNIRSTHKSTQEAAGENDEATDTAAERSPCGGGGIEITAGAGGDGPATEEQRKETERRELIKRLAAKQKLTSNEIIELTMAIDNRNTIFEKLFWKYLCKSNFMRILPDRKRHKHTKTYDEVVSVRADSQPEHGVDADRNTIMEILSRLMQESINDLARNWVFIPSQYYERNL from the exons ATGCCGAAGCCGCCATGCACGGGCGTCCTGAAACCGGTGCCCATTTACCAAAAGCTTATGGTCGAGAACCTGACTATCGTTCGTCCCCCGATCCTAAAGATCTACTACTGGGAAAGCTTCGACATTTCGGG ATGGAACAAGAAACTAAAGTCGAACCGTCAGGAGCATGAGCACACAATTGAATTTCCCACACGACACATCGAGAGCCCGCCCCAGAAGATCCTCTTCTGGCTGCGTAATCTCTCCTCAAAGCCCATGACTCTGACGCTTAAGCGCATACAGAATTGCTGCTGCAAGCCCGTGCAGACGCGCGTGGGGTTCAACCAGTTCCGGAAGCTCTTCCACTGTCGACACCGCAAAATGCTGCACCTCCAACAGGAGGTGCTGACCATCAAACCCGACGAGGTGGTGGCCCTATCAGTCACGGCGTATTTTCAGATATACGGAGAGCATTTGCTCACCTACGAGGTCCA CACTGATGACAATCGCAAATTCATGTGGCACTTTCACCTGCACGTCTCGGAGTTGAATCCGGAAAAGTGTTTGCTGACCAAGGAACTGTTGCCTGTGAATATCAAAAACTACTACCACATCACACAACCCATTTGGGTGCAGAACTTTACCAATCTGCACCTCAACTTCTCGTTTTCCACGCGAGACCGCAGCCTAAAGCTGCTCAACACGAACCTCACGGTGCCCCGCCAGAGTGTGTGGCCCCTCCTGGTGGACTATCGCCCCATGGACTATGAGAATGAGGTGGAAGTCCTGCTCGGAAATGAGAGTGCCACGGCCTGGTACAAGATCAAGGGCCGCGGAGTCCTGgtcgatgaggaggaggagacggaCATGCCGCTAAAGGATCACGAATGCGCCGACTTTCTCTACGTTATATATCCCAATCGAGTGGTCTTTGAGGTCTGCATGAAGGAGGATCGCACGCAGCTGGTGAATGTCCACAACTTCGGGCAGAAGTGCGTCGAATTCCGATGGCAAAA CTACATGATCAGTGAATTCTTTTCAGTGTCCTTCACTCCGCCCTTATTCAGCCTCAAGGGCCACCACTCGAAGCTGGTGGAGGTGAAGGTCACGGCCTACGATCGTCTGGTGAACTTTCGCCGCATTCCCATCGTCCTGGAGGTGCACCGCAACCTCGATCAGGCCACGCTGATAGCCAAGCGGGAGCTGGACGAGATCGAGTCCATAGATGATCCCAAGTGGAAGGAGGATAGCTATATAACGCATGTTTATCTTCATCTCAACATCCGCTCCACCCACAAGAGTACTCAGGAGGCGGCGGGCGAAAACGACGAGGCGACGGACACTGCAGCCGAGCGCTCGCCCTGCGGTGGTGGGGGAATTGAGATTACCGCCGGGGCAGGAGGCGACGGCCCTGCCACTGAGGAGCAGCGCAAGGAGACGGAGCGTCGGGAGCTGATCAAGCGTCTGGCCGCCAAGCAGAAGCTCACCTCCAACGAGATCATCGAGCTGACGATGGCGATCGACAACCGCAACACCATCTTCGAGAAGCTCTTCTGGAAGTACCTCTGCAAGTCAAACTTCATGCGCATCCTCCCCGACCGCAAGCGCCACAAGCACACCAAGACCTACGACGAGGTGGTGTCCGTCAGAGCTGATTCTCAGCCAGAGCATGGCGTCGACGCTGATCGCAA CACCATCATGGAGATTCTCTCACGGCTCATGCAGGAATCCATCAATGATTTGGCCAGGAACTGGGTCTTCATTCCCTCGCAGTACTACGAGCGCAATCTTTAA
- the LOC4816202 gene encoding zinc finger protein weckle, producing MAAAPLSGHEASATDWHLWCRLCAKDDLQGNINVFLKHEHTGGPGDGSASDLALATAIGKYFWVDITRGEELPKMICTDCLTLVTTLVNFSERITRVQKLYCILQTTAKQDHVNLQELRSKFGLLEEEPETLTEVHYVEEKPKLGAQGDLLIEESTFDMKNPLNETVDDKEEELEAATSRSEENEHDSDQEIDEEEEQEQEYEEVDENAVLLKLCDAYGITEDNSSRDSHKCPRRTPPKQSKSKEDPDKGHQCTICSRAYARASTLNRHMRQDHDRIYESNLLACQECPKKFRTRYQLERHSQGHLPMPKRKVFPCASCNKMFASNASALQHAQYQHLDERPRPVICEQCGVRVTSISNLKVHVLTHTDHAPFECDVCKKCFKSASRLKHHKETHDPHKYICPECGMQLNSRTTLNRHRLVHTDQMQHKCDYCGREFKRAKALKNHLILHTGLKPYSCDFCDRTFANGSNCRTHKKKSHPEELAAQEAAGGGKTCNRNIPKLEALKAFTKNKDNLSPVATKQSGCFAFGKKPKPQIKEDVSPPAAEPVVAAEAETETESEVKPPTTAIPTIDTIYNHIMIDYH from the exons ATGGCCGCCGCCCCGTTGAGTGGCCACGAGGCCAGTGCCACCGACTGGCATCTGTGGTGCCGCCTCTGTGCCAAGGATGACCTGCAAGGGAACATCAATGTGTTCCTGAAGCACGAGCACACGGGCGGTCCAGGAGATGGCTCTGCCAGCGATTTGGCCCTGGCCACAGCCATCGGCAAGTACTTTTGGGTGGAT ATAACGCGTGGCGAGGAGCTGCCAAAGATGATCTGCACCGACTGCCTCACACTGGTCACAACTTTGGTCAACTTCTCGGAGCGCATAACCCGCGTGCAGAAGCTCTACTGCATTCTACAGACCACTGCCAAGCAGGATCATGTAAATCTGCAGGAGCTTCGTTCCAAGTTTGGGCTGCTGGAGGAGGAACCAGAGACCCTTACAGAAGTCCACTATGTGGAGGAGAAACCCAAGTTGGGGGCCCAGGGCGACCTGCTCATAGAAGAGTCTACATTTGACATGAAAAACCCTCTAAATGAGACGGTAGATGATAAGGAAGAAGAGCTTGAGGCAGCAACAAGTAGAAGCGAGGAGAACGAACACGATTCGGATCAGGAAAtagacgaggaggaggagcaggagcaggagtacGAGGAAGTGGATGAAAATGCTGTCCTGCTGAAGCTATGCGATGCATATGGGATAACAGAGGATAATTCCTCAAGGGACAGCCACAAATGCCCCCGAAGGACACCTCCAAAACAGAGCAAATCAAAGGAAGACCCCGACAAAGGACATCAGTGTACGATATGCAGTCGAGCCTATGCCAGAGCCAGCACCCTTAACCGCCACATGCGGCAGGATCATGACAGGATCTACGAGTCCAATCTGTTGGCGTGTCAGGAATGCCCGAAGAAATTCCGCACTCGCTACCAGCTGGAACGGCACAGCCAGGGCCATCTGCCGATGCCCAAACGCAAGGTGTTTCCCTGCGCCAGCTGCAACAAGATGTTCGCCAGCAATGCCTCCGCCCTGCAGCATGCCCAGTACCAGCATTTGGATGAACGTCCACGTCCCGTGATCTGTGAGCAGTGTGGAGTGCGAGTCACTTCCATCAGCAACCTCAAGGTGCATGTACTGACGCACACGGACCACGCGCCCTTCGAGTGCGATGTGTGCAAGAAGTGCTTCAAGAGCGCCAGTCGGCTGAAGCATCACAAGGAGACCCACGATCCGCACAAGTACATCTGTCCCGAGTGTGGCATGCAGCTGAATTCGCGCACCACCCTCAATCGCCATCGACTGGTGCACACGGATCAGATGCAGCACAAGTGCGACTACTGCGGTAGGGAGTTTAAGCGGGCCAAGGCCCTTAAAAATCATCTCATACTGCACACAGGACTAAAGCCTTACTCCTGTGATTTTTGCGATCGCACATTCGCCAATGGGTCGAATTGTCGCACGCACAAGAAGAAGTCACATCCCGAGGAGTTGGCCGCCCAGGAGGCGGCTGGCGGTGGCAAGACATGCAATCGGAATATACCCAAACTAGAGGCGCTCAAGGCTTT CACGAAAAACAAGGATAATTTATCGCCTGTGGCCACCAAGCAGAGCGGTTGCTTTGCCTTTGGCAAGAAGCCCAAGCCGCAGATCAAAGAGGACGTTAGTCCGCCTGCAGCAGAGCCTGTCGTCGCGGCTGAAGCCGAAACCGAAACGGAGTCTGAAGTCAAACCCCCAACAACGGCCATACCCACGATAGATACTATTTATAACCACATTATGATTGATTACCATtaa